The DNA sequence AAAGGAGGAATTCCATCAGCAAAAGAGTGTAATTCTGTCACTCtcagaattaaaaaacaataataatattattatgactCCATGATAACAAGCTGAAAGCAAatagaacaaatttttttgcagTCCCTTGATGAAAATAACCTCACAATTAAAAAGGAGACATGCTGAGTATCATGCAAACTCTTCTTATCTCCATCAGATACCAGTTTAATGTGGCTAAATTGAACTTAGGCAAAATTAATCTCGAGTCAATGCATCCAGCGGCCTCCCCAACAAATATGCACGCAGAGTGGCCGCAGTGGTTTGCCTTGCCATGTGCTGACGAATCAGCCTTATTCTCCATCTATTCTTGCTTTGCTATCAAAGCGGTTTGTTCTACATTTTTTCGCTAGCAACTTTACTACCCTGCCCTTCCCACCCTTGTTGAAAGTCAGAACCAGGTAAGTAATGTGTTAGGTGAGGACTtccactgaagttccttcagCGTGATGGTGCCAGTAGGCGGCTGCTGGCAGGACTGGTTCCCACTAACAAGGATTGCCtggaaacctccctgctgtgcCTCATACATGTGTGGGGCCCTCACCAACCTTTCttggcaccagttcccaagctcatctattggcaaTGAGTTTAATGAACTTTAAACTTGTTAACCAATAAACATGAGCGGGACAAATACTCACAAAATTAGCACACAAGAACTTTGATTTGATGTACAATTTGTGGATAATATCAAGTGCTCTGTCAGAATTTTTTCTGGCAAAGTGAAATTGAATTGGATGGCGAATCATGCAATCCAAGACAGGTTAATGCTTTAATTTTGCATTCACATTTTCAACCAAGAAGAAGTGTTTACCATGTCTACCTTCattacagaaataaaaactgcgccgagtgcattgttgagttatataagcacgcgggaattttttagaacacgagagaagtgcGGAAAAGCACGAGGTAAAGGCAAGTGCTTCTCGCACTTCTCaggtgttcttaaaaattcccgagtgcttatataactcaacaatacacgagtaacaacaacaaagcacGAAGGGACAAGAATTTGTCAGAGAACAAAAATGATGCaaattttaattgatcaacattaactttctctttacatgtgcaagcttaaattctattggttcaaaatttggatgaAAACCTATGACAAGACCTgaaaagaaacgacaaggatCGAAATCATCTCGAAAAGCAAAACACAacgttgaaagaattttttaaagttcaaacagtttacttttttgcgtcttgaggccgattcaaatttatctACACCAAATGTATTGTGCAGGAATTGAACATGCGCTAAACATTTCACCTTGAAATGGCTGTGAGATTTCGCAAGGAACAAAATTACTGTTGATGTAGGttgcgtgcatatgttgaCATATAGtgcacgcgtgtgacgtaggctgcgtgcattATGGAGATATAatgaactcggtttgaccaatcacagtgtttgtttaaacgtggctattttataacAACTGATAAATATGCCATACCTCCTAACAAATGTTCATCATTAGATAACCACTGCTTGACAAGTGTTCAGTCACAACAAGTCCTGTTAAAATAAGAATTACAACTTTCAGAAACATGGTAACATCACAAGAGCTTAACTAAATAATACTGGGACAAGAAATATATTACAAGCATCCTTTGCTTTTGAACTTTAACTTCAAAAGGCAGCAACAATGGAAACAACAATGGCCGCGTATTCTTAAATTGCTAAGAGTAGTGGTAAATCATATTTTTCACATTCCAAACTGTAATATACttgcaataatatttatataatatatacttgtaataaacttgaaacttgactTGAAAACTTAGAAGTAATTAGTTCTACGGCTACAACTGCATGAGCACCTTGAAAAAGAAGTCAAATTCGCCCTCAGTAAATTAAATGAACATGATTCAACTGGCGCCATTAACGCCAttgatttgcatttaaaaactCAAGGCAATGCTGATTTGCTGTCTCCCCCAAAGGTGAATGCTCGCCATgaaataacaaattaatttcaacttctttttaaGAGGCCAAAACTATTTGAAAACTTGCGTCAAAACGATATTTTCGTGGTCTAACATGACGCGTTATTTTCTTGAGTTATTTCAAGCACGCGTGCCTTTCTTATCTCTCTCTTCTTGTAAGACTGACAAATTCAAGTAAGATACCTCTTTTCCATATTTTCCTAGCGAGTAACCCGATGATGAATCCTCTTTGGAGCACGCGTGTTGCTGTTGGTAGCGCAATTTGTCTTATGTCGCCCGTGCGCAGTTTTGCCGGTGCAAATTCACTCACGTCGTAAGTGATACCATGAAAATAGTTTACCTACACTCTCCCtgagttttttttcaacatatCTGAATGGTTCTCGCATTTAAGAACTGCTTACCTTTGGTTTTTCTGTTTGATAACTATTCTTTCCTCGCCTTTTCATGCATGGCGACGACGTACGGCCGTTGAACGTTCTTCGTGAAATTTACAGCTGTTTTTCCTCTCCTTAGGTAATACAGTCGCCTGCACATTCTCGatacttttattttatctgtTTCCTAGAGACAGAGTTTGCAGTTAATCCAGAAGGGATAATGAGTGGCTCTTTCTCACATGCCTTTAGAGACGTTatcccaacctcgttcccagggtctactccgccttcaagatggcggccgaGAGAAGACCCTGGCGCACACACCATTATGATACCCACGTTGATTGGTCTGAAGATGTAGACATTCTTACATTAGTCGTGATTGGCCGAAATTGTCTTCCTTGCAAAATGACCGACTTGTGCTTGTGCAGTTGTATTTGTTACAACGAAATCATCGCCGGTTAAACATTCCTCGTGTTGTTTCAACTATTCACGGCAATTAAAGGAAGAGCTGAAGTTGATGTTGGACCGTAAATTAAGTTGAAACTCTTCAAGGCTCACAATCAAGAGGTGAATGAAGGTGATAGATTCGATTTATTCGGCCGTCAGAGTTTTCATTTATTACACGATTTATGATTATAAAATGTACAtgtgttattattactagtacCCAAAGCCCGAAATAGTCACGGAATCCTGAATTAGTGAATGTATCAATGGTTTGCACGAGAGATGACTTTTTCACTCGTAAATTAGGTAATCTGTACCAATATGTTTACACATGATTTGAACGGCTATTTGTATTTCTTTACCGGGTGCGATATATACTGGCATTCCGACGGCATGTATATTACTTAACCGTTTCTGTACTAAGcttacaaaaataaatcaggTACAAATACAGGAACAATTCATTTACCAAATAGATAAGTGGAGAAGAAATGTATTATAAGTGGAGAAGCTGTATTAAATCACCTGATTTACAACATATTTTAGTCTGATGTTtggctcattattattaatttcttaAGCCCCATGTAAATACATATTTTGTggcattatgattattttggtGTACTATGGGGGATTTTCCTAAACAgataatttctttcattttttgtccttttgttaCTTCAACTAAAAGAGCTCCGTGTTCTTTCATTATCACCTTAATATAAAGATGTGGGAAAagattattttattcacttCTATTAATAACAGGACCCCAATTATAAATGTGTACTTTGCACTCCCTCTGATAGGTCGAAAAATTCCCGATCATCAGCTACTGTCTCTGGTAAAGCCAGAATGAGCATACTAGTTACTTCataagagcagttttcaaatgaatgtcGAAAGTAAATACATGATTGcaattgctacgcttagtgattggcttaaacgAAAGTCAAAACTAaaaccatgtacgcgtgatctTTCCGCACTTCGAACTTGTTACATGTATTTGCTTggaaatgtgattggttcatcatGCTGcgtgctcctgttgtgattggtcggagtaattgctttggtttttcgacagtcatttgaaaaccgctctattgaCCACACACATCATGGATTACTTGAACAATAGTGTGAGCATGTGAAACATCCCAAATGTTAAAGGCCAATAAAACATAATCCACAGAATCGATATATTCACAATTTTCAACAACACAGTTAATTAGACTTTGGGTGAACCCAGTGGCTAAATCAATGCTCCCAAACCTTTGACGGGTTGTTCCCAGGTGAATCCGATACTGCTTCAGTATGCTGGCAATCTTGCGGCGTTGTTCATCCGAAACAGTGCGAAAAGGTTGACTTGGAATAGGTTCTACTGATGATTGCTGTTTAGCCAAATCTGTCAATGCTGTACTTGTTGATTTAGAACATGCTGCACATTGACATTTTCGCAAGCAGTTACTGCAACATGAATGGGCATCAGTTCTGCTTTTTGCTCCACATGATCCCAGGTATGTCAGCAGCCTCTTCCTCAAACATTCACTTTCGTCCAAACAGAAATTCCTCATTTCATCTGTCATACCTGGCTTGTTGGCAGCAATGTCCTGGCCATTGTAGTATAAACATGCCTTGGTTGGTTTTCCATCTCTACCTCCTCGGCCAATTTGTTGGTAATATGAATCCAATGTTCTTGGTGCACCAATGTGAATAACCTGTCTAATGCTAGGGATATTTACCCCAATGCCAATAGCAATCGTGGCAAAAACAACACGAATCGTACTGTTACTAGATTTGCATGTTAACTGCTTCAGCATCTGCTGTTTCATTTGCTTAGTTTGGGGGGCATGAAACTGGCCAAAAAGACAGTTTTCTGGTATTTTATCAGCATTTATGGGAAAGTAGCTTGCATCACCAAGTATATCTAGAAACAATTTAAAAGCATATCGGCACCACTTTAAGGGTAGATAGATAAGAGTACGCGGATAGTCAGTGAGTTTCTTCTTTAGATCTTTTGCAATAGGATATAAAATTGAATCATAGCTGTCGACGCCTGAAGATGCAGCTTTCCTTTTCTCTTTGTGAAGAAATATATTTGGCCTGTCCAGATCGGCCTTTACAATGCAAGGCTTTTCCAAATTAAGGGCTTTTGTCAACGAGTCACAATTTTTCTtaggtgctgttgcagttagTGCTAATATTGGAATAGATCGACACAAGTTGGGACAGATTAGCAAAGTCAGGCCTGAAGTCAAAACCCCATTCCTCTACGAGATGTGCTTCATCAATAACACACGCCATGACACGGTCTTGGTAGACTTTTGACAAAAGAAGCATTCGCCCTTCCTTGCACGAAATAAAAGCTTCAGGATGTGAAAATATGATCCTgcattttccttcctttaagtTTCCTAAGGTTTCAGAATCATTGGTAAGCCCATGTGACTTTTCATTGTCAACACTGTCACTATCACAATCTTCATCAGCATCACTAACTGGTTTTTTAGACTTCAGCACAGTGGATGAGATTCCACGATGTGTAAGGATCTTGAGCTGATCATCCACTAACGCATTTAGTGGAGTAACAACTAAAATAATGCTATTTTGGGGGCTTTCATTAAGCTTAGAAATGTAATCAAATAGGTACGGCAACAAATGGAAAATTACTGATTTTCCATAACCAGTTGGAAGGATTGCTATGTCTCTTCCTGAAAGAACAGCTTCCAAAACTTTGTACTGCTTCACACGGAGAAAAAAGTCTTGGTAATTTGAAACTGTTAGAGCATAGTTTACAGCATTGAAAAACGTGTTCAAGCTAAAAGAAGACATTTTGCATATACcgtgaatt is a window from the Acropora palmata chromosome 14, jaAcrPala1.3, whole genome shotgun sequence genome containing:
- the LOC141866760 gene encoding putative ATP-dependent DNA helicase RecS; this translates as MSSFSLNTFFNAVNYALTVSNYQDFFLRVKQYKVLEAVLSGRDIAILPTGYGKSVIFHLLPYLFDYISKLNESPQNSIILVVTPLNALVDDQLKILTHRGISSTVLKSKKPVSDADEDCDSDSVDNEKSHGLTNDSETLGNLKEGKCRIIFSHPEAFISCKEGRMLLLSKVYQDRVMACVIDEAHLVEEWGFDFRPDFANLSQLVSIYSNISTNCNST